In one window of Chryseobacterium sp. JV274 DNA:
- a CDS encoding GbsR/MarR family transcriptional regulator, producing the protein MQLSEAKEKYIQTWGTFATNWGINRTMAQVHALLLASGRSLSTDEVMEQLEISRGNANMNLRALIDWGIVKKEFVKGDRKEYFVAEKDVWYLFKQITKERRKREIEPVISFLEELKNIEDKDSEEAQEFIKLMNDFSSVTGKINNIMDLAIKSDDHWLVGKITNLLK; encoded by the coding sequence ATGCAACTTTCAGAAGCAAAAGAAAAATACATTCAGACCTGGGGAACCTTTGCCACCAATTGGGGAATCAACCGTACGATGGCACAGGTACATGCATTGCTTTTGGCTAGCGGCAGATCCCTTTCTACTGATGAGGTAATGGAACAGCTGGAAATTTCAAGAGGAAATGCCAATATGAATCTTCGCGCCCTGATAGACTGGGGAATTGTGAAAAAAGAATTTGTGAAAGGAGACCGTAAAGAATATTTCGTGGCAGAAAAAGATGTGTGGTACCTTTTCAAACAGATTACCAAAGAACGCAGAAAAAGAGAAATTGAGCCTGTAATTTCTTTTCTTGAAGAATTAAAAAATATTGAAGATAAAGACTCAGAAGAAGCTCAGGAATTTATCAAACTGATGAATGATTTCAGTTCTGTAACCGGAAAAATAAATAATATTATGGATCTGGCGATAAAAAGCGATGATCACTGGCTGGTAGGAAAGATTACCAATCTGTTGAAATAG
- a CDS encoding SRPBCC family protein — protein MSTIYLNTVINADIHYVFDLARNIDLHQQSTSVSHEKAIAGRTSGLIEENETVTWRAKHLGIYQTLTTKIVSMEKPVQFIDVMQKGTFKSMRHRHTFKSVNGKTLMTDIFEFESPLGIVGKLFNAIFLTGYLKDFLLKRNEMIKTIAESSTHDGIAIF, from the coding sequence ATGTCAACCATCTATTTAAACACCGTAATCAATGCAGATATTCACTATGTTTTTGATCTGGCAAGAAACATTGATCTGCACCAGCAGTCAACCTCAGTATCTCATGAAAAAGCAATTGCAGGACGTACTTCAGGATTGATTGAAGAAAACGAAACCGTAACCTGGCGGGCAAAACATCTGGGAATTTATCAGACCCTTACCACAAAAATTGTCAGTATGGAGAAACCGGTTCAGTTCATTGATGTTATGCAGAAAGGCACCTTCAAATCTATGCGACACAGACATACCTTTAAATCTGTAAACGGAAAAACATTAATGACCGATATTTTTGAATTTGAATCTCCACTCGGGATTGTAGGAAAATTGTTTAATGCCATTTTTCTTACAGGATATCTCAAGGATTTTCTGCTCAAAAGAAATGAGATGATCAAAACTATTGCAGAATCTTCCACCCATGACGGAATAGCCATTTTTTAA
- a CDS encoding alpha-L-fucosidase, whose product MLVIPKLKPFFLSSFLISSVVFSQAHNVSDGYQKPTDPLVVQNLDQWQDMKFGLFMHWGTYSQWGIVESWGLCPEDESWTQRKPEHGKSYDEYVKNYENLQTTFNPTQFNPQKWADAVKKAGMKYVVFTTKHHDGFAMFDTQQSDYKITSPKTPFSKNPKSDVTKEIFNTFRKEGFKIGAYFSKPDWHSDDYWWPYFPPKDRNVNYDPKKYPERWESFKKFTFNQLNEITSDYGKIDILWLDGGWVRPFHTIDPKVEWQRTIKVEQDIDMDKIGTMARKNQPGIIIVDRTVPGKWENYVTPEQAVPEHALPIPWESCITMGDSFSYVPNDNYKTSQKIIETLVKIISRGGNYLMNIAPGPNGDYDPIVYERLQQISGWMNKNQSAVFATRSIAPYHEGDYYYTQSKDHHTVNVFHLDEKSEYKAPSTLSFTIPDNFKPKSLKVLGLSNKIQWKKLGNSIEINLPKERNKLKYSTVIQITQ is encoded by the coding sequence ATGTTGGTTATACCCAAATTAAAACCTTTTTTCCTTTCATCTTTTTTAATAAGTTCAGTAGTATTTTCACAGGCTCATAATGTGTCTGACGGATATCAGAAACCCACAGACCCTCTTGTTGTTCAGAATCTGGACCAGTGGCAGGATATGAAATTCGGACTGTTTATGCATTGGGGAACCTACAGCCAGTGGGGAATTGTTGAAAGCTGGGGCTTATGCCCTGAAGACGAATCTTGGACGCAGAGAAAACCTGAGCATGGGAAATCTTATGACGAATATGTAAAGAATTATGAAAACCTTCAGACAACTTTTAATCCCACTCAGTTTAATCCTCAAAAATGGGCGGATGCAGTAAAAAAAGCTGGAATGAAATATGTGGTTTTTACCACGAAGCATCATGATGGTTTTGCGATGTTTGACACCCAGCAGTCAGATTATAAAATCACTTCTCCTAAAACTCCTTTTTCAAAAAATCCAAAATCAGATGTGACGAAAGAAATCTTCAATACCTTCAGAAAAGAGGGATTCAAAATTGGAGCATACTTTTCAAAGCCTGACTGGCATTCCGATGATTACTGGTGGCCTTACTTTCCGCCGAAAGACAGAAATGTAAATTATGACCCTAAAAAATATCCGGAAAGATGGGAGAGTTTTAAAAAATTCACCTTCAATCAGCTGAACGAAATCACATCCGATTATGGTAAAATTGATATACTCTGGCTGGATGGAGGCTGGGTACGTCCTTTTCATACCATTGATCCGAAAGTTGAATGGCAGCGCACGATCAAAGTAGAGCAGGATATTGATATGGATAAAATAGGAACAATGGCCAGGAAAAATCAGCCGGGAATTATTATTGTAGACCGTACCGTTCCCGGAAAATGGGAAAATTATGTTACACCAGAGCAGGCGGTTCCGGAACATGCTCTTCCCATCCCTTGGGAAAGCTGTATCACCATGGGAGATTCCTTTTCCTATGTTCCCAATGACAACTATAAAACCTCCCAAAAGATTATTGAAACCTTGGTGAAAATCATTTCCAGAGGAGGAAATTACCTGATGAATATCGCTCCCGGACCTAATGGTGATTATGACCCCATAGTGTATGAAAGATTACAGCAGATTTCCGGCTGGATGAACAAAAATCAGTCTGCTGTTTTTGCTACAAGAAGCATTGCTCCCTATCACGAAGGAGATTATTATTATACCCAAAGCAAAGACCATCATACGGTAAATGTTTTCCATCTTGATGAAAAATCAGAATATAAGGCTCCATCAACATTAAGTTTTACAATTCCTGATAATTTTAAACCAAAATCTTTGAAAGTTTTAGGATTGTCAAACAAAATTCAATGGAAAAAATTAGGAAATTCAATTGAAATTAATTTACCTAAAGAAAGAAATAAGTTAAAATATTCAACTGTAATTCAAATAACGCAATAG
- a CDS encoding TIGR01777 family oxidoreductase has translation MKIIIAGGTGFLGENLEKYFTEKGNQVYILTRNPRRKNEIYWDARTLGEWKNTLEKADVLINLTGKSVDCRYHEKNKQEIYSSRIDSTRILQRVVDQCSEKPKVWLNASSATIYVHSEKHLNTEENGIIGDDFSMNICKCWEKEFFAVKNEGIRKAVLRTSIVLGNNGGAFPKLKMITRMGLGGKQGRGNQMVSWIHIDDFCKAVDWIIQHEDMSGTINITAPAPVSNENMMKKLRKKLNVPFGLNAPVWQLEIASVFLNTETELLLKSRNVYPERLIKNGFQFSFSGFDEAILNLLES, from the coding sequence ATGAAAATAATCATAGCCGGAGGCACCGGATTTCTTGGTGAAAATCTGGAGAAATACTTTACGGAAAAAGGAAACCAAGTCTATATCCTGACCCGTAATCCTCGACGTAAAAACGAAATTTACTGGGATGCCAGAACATTGGGTGAATGGAAAAACACTTTGGAAAAAGCAGATGTTCTGATCAATCTTACGGGAAAATCTGTAGACTGTCGTTATCATGAGAAAAATAAACAGGAAATCTATTCTTCAAGAATTGATAGTACAAGAATATTGCAAAGAGTAGTAGATCAATGTTCTGAAAAACCCAAAGTGTGGCTGAATGCCAGTTCTGCTACCATTTACGTTCATTCTGAAAAACATCTCAATACAGAAGAAAACGGAATTATAGGAGATGACTTTTCAATGAATATCTGCAAATGCTGGGAGAAAGAATTCTTTGCAGTCAAAAATGAAGGAATACGAAAAGCTGTTCTTCGCACATCAATCGTTCTGGGCAATAATGGCGGAGCATTTCCAAAGCTGAAAATGATTACCAGGATGGGTTTAGGAGGAAAACAGGGAAGAGGTAATCAAATGGTAAGCTGGATTCATATTGATGATTTTTGTAAAGCGGTAGACTGGATTATTCAGCATGAGGATATGTCAGGAACGATCAATATAACCGCCCCTGCACCGGTTTCCAATGAAAATATGATGAAAAAATTGAGAAAAAAACTGAATGTTCCTTTTGGACTCAATGCTCCTGTCTGGCAGCTGGAAATTGCATCTGTATTCCTGAATACAGAAACCGAATTACTCTTAAAAAGCCGTAATGTGTACCCAGAAAGATTGATAAAAAATGGATTTCAGTTTTCATTTTCCGGATTTGATGAAGCTATTCTTAATCTCTTGGAATCCTAA
- a CDS encoding DCC1-like thiol-disulfide oxidoreductase family protein — protein MKTLKNHTLIYDNQCPMCNLYSKGFTKCGMLDEDGREAFTELSVRNKNLIDFNRAKNEIALVDHDKNEVVYGLDSLLLIIGNSLPLLEKIARIQPLYWFFQKLYSFISYNRKQIIPSQNDGTEQSCIPDFNLKYRMAYISFVVIFSAYILSEFSVKLNFDLERNFLREFTVCLGQLVWQILFLKTYLKDKIWDYLGNMMTVSLIGTLLLIPALMIDFTPVFYLIYFGIVVLIMLLEHIRRCRILKLNFLPTISWIVFRITALVVIILTTIEFKI, from the coding sequence ATGAAAACGCTCAAAAACCACACATTAATCTACGACAATCAATGCCCGATGTGTAATCTCTATTCCAAAGGTTTCACAAAATGTGGAATGCTGGATGAAGATGGAAGAGAAGCATTTACAGAACTTTCTGTTAGAAATAAAAACCTAATCGATTTCAATCGTGCGAAAAATGAAATTGCTCTGGTAGATCACGACAAAAATGAAGTCGTTTACGGGCTGGACAGTCTGCTTCTCATCATTGGAAACTCTTTGCCATTGTTGGAAAAAATTGCTCGAATACAACCTCTGTATTGGTTTTTTCAAAAGCTGTATTCCTTCATTTCTTACAATAGAAAACAGATTATCCCTTCCCAAAATGACGGTACAGAACAATCATGTATCCCGGATTTTAACCTGAAATACAGAATGGCCTACATCAGTTTTGTTGTTATTTTTTCAGCATATATCCTAAGTGAATTTTCCGTAAAGCTGAATTTTGATTTAGAACGAAATTTCCTGAGAGAATTTACAGTTTGCCTTGGTCAGCTCGTTTGGCAGATCCTCTTTTTAAAAACTTATCTCAAAGATAAAATCTGGGATTATCTCGGAAATATGATGACTGTTTCTTTAATTGGAACCTTACTTTTAATTCCTGCGCTGATGATCGATTTCACCCCTGTTTTTTATCTGATATACTTTGGAATTGTAGTATTGATCATGCTTCTGGAACATATAAGAAGATGCAGAATACTAAAACTAAACTTTCTCCCTACCATTTCCTGGATAGTATTCAGAATCACTGCGTTGGTCGTTATCATTCTGACAACCATTGAATTTAAAATTTAA